From Echinicola soli, a single genomic window includes:
- a CDS encoding TAT-variant-translocated molybdopterin oxidoreductase: MKENKKKYWKGLEQLTNDPEFVKNADREFPEYLPIGGQQEGGASRRDFLKVMGFSLAAASLAACEAPVRKAIPYVNKPVDVNPSIPNYYASTFFGGGEYASVVVKTREGRPIKVDGNKLSPVTKGGTSSIVEASVLSLYDKERLSSPYKNGEKSDWATIDKEVAAKLKAAGNVKVVTNTIMSPSSEKALKALTDAIGGAEVITYDASSAYGIVKANQTYYGTSVLPNYSFDKADVIVSFGADFLGTWIAPIEYSKQYAQGRKISKEHPEMSRHYQFESNLSLTGANADYRTPIRASQSGLAVLALYNLLAKKAGAPSIKASGVEIAHLSKAANELWANRGKSLVVSGSNDPNVQVVISAINELLGNNNNTISYTKSVNFKQGDDTAIARFTKELASGRVGGVLFYNCNPVYDTPEGEALGQAIAKAKVSVATNSTMDETASLVQYVAPDHHYLESWNDFNPKAGEYSLSQPAISPLFDTRQAQESFLTWAGVATNYYDFLQDNWKELFAGQSDISTFQEFWDRALYNGFYSTPLASETAELTPIGDVNSAAAAVAKTYSASGSGAELVIYQKIGIGDGTFANNPWLQEMSDPISKATWDNYLTVSQKWANENGLKMVEGATKKAKITANGKSLIVPVLIQPGQADGTIGLAVGYGRTKAGKVANGVGVNAYQLLDNSKGYVNNEITSGVSIELTSDSYRIAQTQTHQTYMDRGNVIQESTLPEYKEDASAGRVMPKIYKDGEFVKPSKISLWNGHKYSQHHWGLAIDMNSCVGCGACTVACQVENNVAVVGKEEVLNRREMAWIRIDRYYSSDAEAGDLEGLEKASDNPEVTFQPMMCQHCNNAPCETVCPVAATTHSSEGLNQMTYNRCIGTRYCANNCPYKVRRFNWFKYHDNKDFANVNVAQNDDLGKMVLNPDVTVRARGVMEKCSMCVQRIQSGKLAAKRENRKVKDGDINVACAVACSTDALVFGDLNDPKSKVSQMLKIEENTTSAVKEVNEERAYHVLEEINVSPNIWYFTKIRNKDKNEA, from the coding sequence ATGAAAGAAAATAAAAAGAAATACTGGAAGGGATTAGAACAGTTGACAAACGATCCGGAATTTGTGAAGAATGCAGATCGGGAATTTCCTGAGTACCTTCCAATCGGCGGACAACAAGAAGGGGGCGCATCCAGAAGAGATTTCCTAAAAGTGATGGGATTTAGCTTGGCAGCAGCTTCTTTGGCTGCTTGTGAGGCTCCTGTAAGAAAGGCTATTCCATATGTGAACAAGCCGGTGGATGTAAATCCATCAATTCCAAACTATTACGCATCTACTTTCTTCGGAGGCGGAGAATATGCCTCCGTAGTAGTAAAAACCAGAGAAGGTAGGCCTATCAAAGTAGATGGGAACAAACTTTCTCCAGTGACCAAAGGCGGTACAAGCTCTATCGTAGAGGCTTCTGTACTGTCACTATATGACAAAGAAAGATTATCGAGCCCCTATAAAAACGGTGAAAAATCCGATTGGGCTACTATCGATAAAGAAGTAGCAGCCAAGCTTAAGGCTGCAGGGAACGTTAAAGTGGTGACCAATACCATCATGTCTCCTTCTTCTGAAAAGGCATTGAAAGCCCTGACCGATGCCATTGGTGGTGCTGAAGTCATTACCTATGACGCTTCATCCGCTTATGGTATTGTAAAAGCTAACCAAACCTATTACGGGACTTCCGTATTGCCCAATTATAGCTTTGACAAAGCCGATGTTATCGTCAGCTTTGGGGCTGATTTCTTGGGTACGTGGATTGCTCCAATTGAATATTCCAAGCAATATGCCCAAGGAAGAAAAATAAGCAAGGAACATCCAGAGATGTCCCGCCACTATCAATTTGAATCCAACCTGTCACTGACTGGAGCCAATGCTGACTACAGAACCCCGATCAGGGCTTCCCAAAGCGGTTTGGCTGTGTTGGCACTGTATAATTTGCTGGCCAAAAAAGCCGGTGCCCCTTCAATAAAAGCTTCAGGTGTAGAAATAGCTCACTTGTCAAAAGCAGCGAACGAACTTTGGGCAAACAGAGGTAAATCTTTGGTGGTTTCAGGCTCAAATGATCCTAATGTACAAGTAGTGATCAGTGCGATCAACGAACTGCTTGGCAATAACAATAACACCATAAGCTACACCAAGTCTGTAAACTTTAAGCAAGGTGATGACACGGCAATTGCCCGATTCACTAAGGAGTTGGCATCAGGAAGAGTGGGGGGAGTCTTGTTCTATAACTGTAACCCAGTATACGATACACCAGAAGGTGAAGCACTGGGACAGGCCATTGCCAAAGCAAAAGTGTCCGTGGCCACCAACAGTACCATGGACGAAACAGCTTCATTGGTACAGTATGTAGCCCCTGACCACCATTACCTGGAATCTTGGAATGACTTCAACCCCAAAGCGGGTGAGTATAGCTTGTCCCAACCAGCGATTTCTCCGCTATTCGATACGCGCCAGGCGCAGGAATCATTCCTTACTTGGGCAGGTGTAGCCACTAATTATTATGATTTCCTTCAGGACAACTGGAAGGAGCTTTTTGCTGGACAGTCTGACATCAGCACTTTCCAGGAATTCTGGGACAGGGCATTGTATAATGGCTTCTATTCCACTCCCCTTGCCAGCGAGACGGCAGAGCTTACACCGATAGGAGATGTCAACAGTGCTGCCGCTGCGGTAGCCAAGACTTACTCAGCTTCTGGCAGTGGTGCCGAGCTGGTAATTTATCAGAAAATTGGTATCGGAGATGGTACTTTTGCCAATAACCCTTGGCTTCAGGAAATGTCCGATCCCATCTCGAAAGCAACATGGGATAACTACCTGACTGTTTCGCAAAAGTGGGCTAATGAAAATGGCCTTAAGATGGTGGAAGGTGCCACTAAAAAAGCTAAAATTACCGCAAATGGAAAGTCTCTGATCGTACCGGTATTGATCCAGCCAGGTCAAGCAGACGGAACAATCGGATTGGCGGTGGGCTACGGTAGAACCAAAGCCGGTAAAGTAGCCAATGGAGTAGGGGTGAATGCTTACCAACTTCTGGACAATTCCAAAGGCTATGTAAACAATGAAATTACCTCAGGAGTTAGCATTGAGCTTACCTCTGATAGTTATAGAATCGCCCAGACTCAGACTCACCAAACTTACATGGATCGTGGTAACGTGATCCAGGAATCAACCTTGCCGGAGTACAAAGAAGATGCTTCTGCCGGTAGAGTGATGCCAAAGATCTACAAGGATGGGGAATTTGTAAAACCTTCCAAGATATCTCTTTGGAATGGCCACAAATACAGTCAGCACCATTGGGGATTGGCAATTGATATGAATTCTTGTGTGGGCTGCGGAGCATGTACGGTAGCCTGTCAGGTAGAAAACAACGTAGCGGTAGTAGGTAAGGAAGAAGTGTTGAACAGAAGGGAAATGGCCTGGATCCGGATCGACCGTTACTACAGCTCTGATGCGGAAGCCGGTGATTTGGAAGGATTGGAAAAAGCTTCTGATAACCCCGAAGTCACCTTCCAGCCGATGATGTGTCAGCATTGTAACAATGCTCCTTGTGAGACAGTCTGTCCAGTAGCTGCTACTACCCATAGTTCTGAAGGGCTTAACCAAATGACTTACAACAGATGTATCGGTACACGTTACTGTGCCAACAACTGTCCTTATAAAGTAAGAAGGTTCAACTGGTTTAAATATCACGATAACAAAGACTTCGCGAATGTCAATGTGGCGCAAAACGATGATCTAGGTAAGATGGTGTTGAACCCAGATGTAACAGTGCGTGCCAGAGGTGTGATGGAGAAATGTAGCATGTGTGTGCAGCGTATCCAATCAGGTAAGCTTGCCGCCAAGCGTGAAAACCGTAAGGTTAAGGATGGAGATATCAACGTGGCCTGTGCAGTAGCTTGTTCTACGGATGCCTTGGTGTTTGGTGATTTGAACGACCCGAAAAGTAAGGTTTCTCAGATGCTGAAAATAGAAGAGAATACTACTTCTGCAGTAAAAGAGGTCAATGAGGAAAGAGCTTACCACGTGCTAGAGGAGATCAACGTAAGCCCTAACATTTGGTACTTCACCAAGATTAGAAATAAGGACAAAAACGAAGCGTAA